A genomic stretch from Mastacembelus armatus chromosome 7, fMasArm1.2, whole genome shotgun sequence includes:
- the l1cama gene encoding neural cell adhesion molecule L1.2 isoform X3 — MAHTQRQQVGGRGQCSSRLFPLLLLLLPFAAQPGQAAIHIPSNFKRPPVITTQPESVTVFSVEDLVMSCEATGNPPPIFRWTKDGEEFDPGSDPELKVSQQSGSFVFYTLSNTMDTLKQYQGKYVCYASNELGTAVSNEAILKTDVPPTQQKERKVHMKSEQGNSIVLKCNPPQSSMKPIIHWMDRGLHHIELSQRVVSGKDGNLYFAHLTAEDSKDDYTCNVQYLATRTILAKEPITLTVTPSNSVVRNKRPQMMRPTGSHSTYHALKGQTLELECIVQGLPTPDVSWLRKDGELSESRTVKDMFDRRLLFSNISETDGGEYQCRANNSQGKVTHTYTVIVEAAPYWTKEPVSQLYAPGETVKLDCQADGIPPPMISWTINGIPISETDEDSRRTLTASGSLILNDVTFGDTAIYQCRASNKHGTILTNTNVYVIELPPQILTEDGNTYTFTEGQKALLECETFGSPKPKVIWESGTTSSLLADPRVNPLTNGGLEIYNVTHSDEGFYTCAVQNTNLSVSAELEVLNRTVIVSPPQALKVQPGTTAIFTCLAIVDPKLGSPLIQWRKDGLKLFESHIDEKYTFEGPDLIITNVEPYDEGIYTCEVITRLDMAEATGTLTLYDRPDPPGLLQITDPKHREVTLSWTPGDDHNSPVLEYVVEFEDQDLKEIGWEELTRVSENKVHARLSLWPYMSYRFRVIAINEVGKSDSSKPSEIHNTLAEAPDRNPEDVRSESTNPNTLVIAWQEMEKHDFSGPDFKYKVMWRKVVGSGPNWHIDYTTAPPFTVSDVGNFSAFEIKVQAVNEKGEGPEPDPVIGYSGEDSPLEPPVDVGVELINSSTIKVTWAAVDRESVRGHLLGYKIYLVRLGSRAHHQGRRATEPESPVVLETGANEEKKVISSLTPYSHYTLVMTVFNSKGEGPASEMLSFKTDEGVPGPPMSLMLDSPSETEMTLHWTPPDQPNGVLIGYLLQYQQIVESDDSPMQVVTIDDSAVTHLTLRSLDRHSHYRFYLRGRTAAGDGEPIMQDGATVLDGVPPSNISLSVGENSVNLSWVAKKRHRNVSFQIHYLNKNDGSKWKKTEKVNSSQSFYQLQGLAPGSHYRLRFTYSNTTFWETDIETEGTGVTEVQPSFATQGWFIGVVSAIVLLLLILLILCFIKRSKGGKYSVKDKEEGPMDSEARPMKDETFGEYRSLESDLEEKRTASLPSLGEESKLCSEDNLDYNGSSAVTTELNMDESLVSQFSRPSEGPETLHGLPDNSPLNPNNAPPANNGMPNSVTILD, encoded by the exons ATGGCTCACACGCAACGACAGCAGGTTGGCGGTAGGGGGCAGTGCTCCTCCCGCCtgttccctctcctcctcctcctcctcccctttgCTGCCCAGCCCGGCCAAGCAGCCATACACATACCCTCCAACT TCAAGAGGCCCCCAGTGATCACCACACAGCCGGAGTCTGTCACCGTCTTTAGTGTTGAAGACCTCGTCATGAGCTGTGAAGCCACTGGCAACCCTCCACCCAT TTTCCGATGGACAAAGGATGGAGAGGAGTTTGACCCAGGCAGTGACCCAGAACTGAAGGTTTCCCAGCAAAGTGGCTCATTCGTATTCTACACGCTCAGTAATACTATGGACACCTTGAAGCAGTACCAGGGCAAATATGTCTGCTACGCGTCCAATGAGCTGGGAACAGCCGTTTCTAATGAGGCCATACTCAAAACTGATG TTCCCCCAAcccagcagaaagaaagaaaggttcATATGAAGTCTGAACAGGGAAACAGTATTGTCCTGAAGTGTAACCCTCCACAGAGCTCTATGAAGCCTATCATTCACTGGATGGACAGGG GGCTACACCATATTGAGCTCAGTCAGCGCGTGGTGTCGGGAAAAGATGGCAACCTATACTTCGCCCATTTGACGGCCGAGGACAGCAAGGATGACTACACCTGCAACGTCCAGTACCTGGCAACACGCACCATTCTGGCAAAGGAGCCCATCACTCTGACTGTTACCCCTT CCAACTCAGTTGTTCGGAACAAGAGGCCCCAGATGATGAGACCCACTGGAAGCCACAGCACTTACCATGCCCTGAAGGGCCAGACCTTGGAGCTTGAGTGCAttgtccaaggcct TCCAACTCCTGATGTGTCATGGCTGAGGAAGGACGGTGAGCTGTCCGAGTCCCGAACTGTTAAAGACATGTTCGACCGTCGCCTGCTCTTCAGTAATATCTCTGAGACTGATGGGGGCGAGTACCAGTGTAGAGCTAACAACTCCCAAGGGAAAGTCACCCACACCTACACTGTGATTGTGGAAG CTGCTCCCTACTGGACCAAGgagccagtcagtcagttatATGCCCCAGGGGAGACTGTCAAACTAGACTGCCAGGCAGACGGTATTCCTCCTCCTATGATCAGCTGGACCATCAATGGGATCCCCATCTCAG AAACAGATGAGGACAGTAGACGCACTCTGACAGCGAGCGGGTCTCTAATATTAAATGACGTGACCTTCGGAGACACTGCCATCTACCAGTGTCGAGCCTCCAACAAGCACGGAACCATCCTCACCAACACCAACGTCTATGTCATCG agCTGCCCCCACAGATCCTCACTGAGGATGGGaatacatacacattcacagagGGCCAGAAGGCTTTACTGGAGTGTGAGACATTTGGTTCTCCTAAACCCAAAGTCATATG GGAGAGCGGCACCACATCCTCCCTTCTGGCAGATCCTCGAGTTAACCCACTCACCAATGGGGGGCTGGAGATCTATAATGTCACCCACAGTGATGAGGGATTCTACACCTGCGCTGTCCAGAACACCAACCTGTCAGTCAGTGCAGAGCTGGAAGTGCTAA ACAGGACAGTGATTGTGTCACCTCCACAGGCTCTGAAAGTGCAGCCTGGAACCACAGCAATCTTCACCTGTCTGGCCATAGTCGACCCCAAACTAGGCTCTCCGCTCATTCAGTGGAGAAAGGACGGCCTGAAGCTGTTTGAGTCCCACATTGATGAAAA ATACACATTTGAAGGACCAGACCTGATAATCACTAACGTGGAGCCTTACGATGAGGGCATATACACTTGTGAGGTCATCACTAGGCTGGACATGGCTGAAGCCACAGGCACCCTGACTTTATATG ATCGTCCAGACCCTCCTGGCCTCCTCCAGATCACTGATCCGAAGCATCGTGAAGTCACTCTGAGCTGGACTCCTGGAGATGACCACAACAGCCCTGTTCTAG AGTATGTCGTTGAGTTTGAGGACCAAGATTTGAAGGAGATTGGTTGGGAAGAACTAACAAGAGTAAGCGAGAACAAGGTACATGCCAGGCTCTCGCTGTGGCCCTACATGTCCTACCGTTTCCGGGTCATTGCCATCAACGAAGTGGGCAAGAGTGACTCCAGCAAGCCATCTGAAATCCACAACACGCTCGCTGAAG CTCCAGACCGTAACCCAGAAGATGTTAGGAGTGAGTCCACAAACCCAAACACTCTGGTCATCGCGTGGCAG gaaatggaaaaacatgACTTCAGTGGACCGGACTTCAAATACAAGGTGATGTGGAGGAAAGTGGTGGGCAGTGGGCCCAACTGGCACATTGACTACACAACAGCACCACCGTTCACTGTCAGCGATGTTGGCAACTTCTCTGCTTTTGAGATCAAAGTTCAGGCTGTGAATGAGAAAGGGGAGGGACCTGAACCAGACCCAGTCATTGGCTACTCAGGAGAAGaca GCCCATTGGAGCCTCCAGTGGACGTGGGTGTTGAACTAATCAACAGCAGTACCATCAAAGTGACCTGGGCTGCAGTGGATCGAGAGTCGGTCAGAGGACACCTGCTAGGATACAAG ATCTACTTGGTCAGGCTCGGCTCCAGGGCTCACCACCAAGGCCGAAGGGCCACGGAGCCGGAAAGCCCCGTTGTGTTGGAGACTGGGGCCAATGAGGAGAAGAAGGTGATCAGCTCTCTCACACCATACTCCCACTATACCCTGGTCATGACTGTATTCAACAGCAAAGGAGAGGGGCCTGCCTCTGAGATGCTGTCCTTCAAGACCGATGAAGGAG TTCCTGGTCCTCCCATGTCCCTGATGCTGGACAGCCCATCAGAGACCGAAATGACCCTCCACTGGACGCCCCCTGACCAGCCCAATGGAGTCCTCATCGGATATCTACTGCAGTACCAACAGA TTGTGGAGAGTGACGACAGCCCCATGCAGGTGGTGACAATAGATGATTCTGCAGTCACCCACCTCACCCTGAGGAGCCTGGACCGCCATAGTCACTATCGCTTCTACCTGAGGGGCCGCACTGCCGCTGGGGACGGAGAGCCTATTATGCAGGATGGTGCCACCGTGCTGGATGGAG TGCCTCCTTCCAACATCAGCCTGTCTGTCGGGGAAAATTCGGTTAACCTCAGCTGGGTGGCCAAGAAGAGACACAGGAACGTGAGCTTCCAGATCCACTACCTCAACAAGAATG atgGCAGTAAATGGAAGAAGACCGAGAAGGTGAACTCCTCCCAGTCTTTCTACCAGCTCCAGGGTTTGGCTCCTGGCTCTCATTATCGTCTACGCTTCACCTACAGCAACACCACCTTCTGGGAGACTGACATTGAGACAGAAGGAACAG GAGTGACGGAGGTGCAGCCAAGCTTTGCCACACAGGGTTGGTTCATCGGCGTTGTGAGTGCCAtcgtgctgctgctgttgataCTGCTCATCCTCTGCTTCATCAAGAGGAGTAAAGGGGGGAAGTATTCAG tgaaagacaaagaagaGGGTCCGATGGATTCAGAAGCACGACCTATGAAGGATGAGACTTTTGGAGAGTACAG ATCTCTAGAAAG TGACCTCGAGGAGAAGCGCACAGCCAGCCTGCCGTCTCTGGGTGAGGAGAGCAAGCTGTGCAGTGAGGACAACCTGGACTATAACGGCAGCAGTGCCGTAACTACGGAGCTCAACATGGATGAGTCTTTGGTTAGCCAGTTCAGTCGGCCCAGCGAGGGTCCAGAGACTCTCCACGGCCTGCCAGACAACTCCCCGCTCAACCCCAACAACGCTCCCCCCGCCAATAACGGCATGCCCAACTCAGTCACCATCCTCGATTAA